GCCAATCACGGAGGAGCGAGATGGCCAAGCAGAAGTTCGAGCGTACCAAGCCGCACGTGAACGTGGGCACGATCGGGCACGTGGACCACGGGAAGACGACGTTGACGGCGGCGATCACGATGGTTCTTTCGCAGAACAACCCGAAGATTCACGTTCGCGAC
The sequence above is drawn from the Candidatus Eisenbacteria bacterium genome and encodes:
- the tuf gene encoding elongation factor Tu (EF-Tu; promotes GTP-dependent binding of aminoacyl-tRNA to the A-site of ribosomes during protein biosynthesis; when the tRNA anticodon matches the mRNA codon, GTP hydrolysis results; the inactive EF-Tu-GDP leaves the ribosome and release of GDP is promoted by elongation factor Ts; many prokaryotes have two copies of the gene encoding EF-Tu), with product MAKQKFERTKPHVNVGTIGHVDHGKTTLTAAITMVLSQNNPKIHVRD